In one window of Meleagris gallopavo isolate NT-WF06-2002-E0010 breed Aviagen turkey brand Nicholas breeding stock chromosome 4, Turkey_5.1, whole genome shotgun sequence DNA:
- the LOC100544649 gene encoding inorganic pyrophosphatase 2, mitochondrial-like: MENADGKYISPFHDIPLYAGSKEDKEIPAKRSKTTGNEVLFNMVVEVPRWTNAKMEIATEEPLNPIKQDTKKGKPRYVANIFPHKGYIWNYGALPQTWEDPNHTDNITGCCGDNDPVDVCEIGSKVRSSGEVVQVKVLGVLALLDEGETDWKIIAIGVDDPEAQKIHGKHFYLS; encoded by the exons ATGG agaatgCAGATGGGAAATACATTTCCCCATTTCACGATATTCCACTCTATGCTGGATCCAAAGAG GATAAAGAGATTCCTGCAAAGAGGTCAAAGACTACAGGAAATGAG gtCCTATTTAATATGGTTGTAGAAGTGCCTCGTTGGACAAATGCAAAAATGGAg ATTGCCACTGAGGAGCCGTTGAATCCCATTAAACAAGATACAAAGAAAGGCAAGCCTCGATATGTGGCAAATATCTTTCCTCACAAGGGTTATATATGGAATTATGGTGCCCTCCCTCAG ACCTGGGAAGATCCAAACCATACAGATAACATTACAGGATGCTGTGGGGATAATGATCCCGTTGATGTTTGTGAGATAGGTTCAAAG GTTCGCTCTTCTGGTGAGGTTGTTCAAGTGAAGGTCTTGGGTGTTTTAGCTCTTCTTGATGAAGGAGAGACAGATTGGAAGATAATTGCCATTGGTGTGGATGACCCAGAAGCCCAGAAAATCCATGGTAAGCATTTTTACCTTTCTTAA